A single region of the Pontibacter kalidii genome encodes:
- a CDS encoding lipoprotein, producing MKRSIWPLLALLLLAGCNGSNTALNEKLKAAVTQGEVGPEGYKTIRMAELTDFDWDLMYFFQPNEDKKSISDVIGFKWEGDPVPDNHRRLLFVKDGEVVSYVDYYYNDLPLFVYGCEADKWIYPKGRSEFASFKYCSGEKEVYTFIPVPCVENIRLLMDNKCPEGEAPVAE from the coding sequence ATGAAACGATCCATCTGGCCACTGCTTGCCCTGCTTCTACTGGCAGGCTGCAATGGCAGCAACACCGCCCTGAACGAGAAACTGAAAGCCGCCGTAACCCAGGGGGAAGTTGGCCCGGAAGGCTACAAAACTATCCGCATGGCCGAGCTGACCGATTTTGACTGGGACTTGATGTACTTCTTCCAGCCAAACGAAGACAAAAAATCCATCAGTGACGTGATCGGGTTTAAGTGGGAGGGAGACCCTGTGCCTGATAACCACCGCCGCCTGCTGTTTGTGAAGGACGGGGAAGTGGTTTCTTATGTGGATTACTACTACAACGACCTGCCTTTATTCGTGTATGGCTGCGAGGCCGACAAATGGATTTACCCGAAAGGTCGCTCCGAGTTTGCCAGCTTTAAGTATTGCAGCGGGGAGAAGGAGGTCTACACGTTTATACCTGTGCCCTGTGTGGAGAACATCCGGCTGCTGATGGATAACAAGTGCCCTGAGGGAGAGGCTCCTGTGGCGGAGTAG
- a CDS encoding FAD-dependent monooxygenase produces the protein MKAIVIGGGIGGLCAALALQKAGMETTVYEAAPRIMGLGAGVGLAANAIQGLARLGLADEVIARGKQLEALVIFDEHGSVISNMDTRPLSNKYGINNFVIHRADLHEVLCNHLHPGSLVLGKRCEEVMQEGEQVRVMFTDGSYATADLLIAADGISSVVRQQLVPQSIPRYAGYTCWRAVIDNPGVAINTMISAETWAPEGRVGIAPLQGDKIYWYACINAPQRDEKMRRMTPEKLARHFENVHSPVEMVLASTAPEQLIWNDIADLKPLKHFVYGRVVLLGDAAHATTPNMGQGACQAIEDAVVLAQCLQQEPVLAKALKKYEKRRMPRTAKVIALSRRLGEVAHWRHPLLGRIRNTLFRAMPKFITQRQMEDLYKVDF, from the coding sequence ATGAAAGCCATTGTGATAGGAGGAGGAATCGGAGGCTTGTGCGCGGCCCTTGCCCTTCAGAAAGCGGGCATGGAAACAACCGTTTACGAAGCGGCGCCCAGGATTATGGGGCTTGGAGCAGGAGTGGGGCTGGCAGCCAACGCCATACAGGGCCTTGCCCGCCTGGGCTTAGCCGATGAGGTAATTGCGCGCGGCAAGCAGCTGGAGGCGCTCGTAATTTTTGATGAGCATGGCAGCGTGATCAGCAACATGGATACCCGGCCCCTGAGCAACAAGTACGGCATCAACAACTTTGTGATCCACCGCGCCGACCTGCACGAGGTGCTCTGCAATCACCTGCATCCCGGCTCACTGGTGCTGGGCAAACGCTGTGAGGAGGTTATGCAGGAAGGTGAGCAGGTGCGGGTCATGTTTACGGATGGAAGTTATGCCACTGCCGATCTGCTTATTGCCGCCGATGGCATCAGTTCGGTGGTGCGCCAGCAACTGGTGCCGCAAAGTATCCCACGTTACGCCGGTTATACTTGCTGGCGCGCCGTGATCGACAACCCCGGAGTGGCCATCAACACCATGATCTCGGCAGAGACCTGGGCTCCCGAAGGCCGGGTAGGGATTGCCCCATTGCAGGGCGATAAGATATACTGGTATGCCTGCATCAACGCCCCGCAGCGCGACGAAAAAATGCGCCGCATGACACCTGAGAAGCTGGCCCGCCACTTTGAAAACGTACATTCGCCGGTAGAGATGGTGCTGGCGTCAACCGCTCCGGAGCAGCTTATCTGGAACGACATTGCAGATTTAAAACCGCTAAAGCATTTTGTGTATGGCCGTGTGGTGCTGTTAGGTGATGCCGCCCATGCTACTACGCCCAACATGGGGCAAGGGGCTTGCCAGGCGATAGAAGACGCCGTGGTGCTGGCGCAATGCCTGCAACAGGAGCCGGTGCTGGCAAAGGCCCTTAAAAAGTATGAGAAGCGCCGAATGCCCAGAACCGCCAAAGTAATCGCACTGTCGAGGAGGCTGGGGGAGGTAGCACACTGGCGTCACCCATTGCTGGGCCGCATCCGCAACACGCTGTTTCGCGCCATGCCAAAGTTCATCACCCAGCGGCAGATGGAGGACTTGTATAAGGTTGACTTCTGA